In Ostrea edulis chromosome 4, xbOstEdul1.1, whole genome shotgun sequence, a single window of DNA contains:
- the LOC125668974 gene encoding craniofacial development protein 2-like: MSRELSSGLTTLTCKKIIVTETATRNLSITVEENLPSANIGTSMTDGSESHEEATNTTKEALNTAKTKTRIGFWNVRTMYAAGKVAQITAEMQRYKLHILGISESRWTEFDKIRTTTGETVLYSGREDGKHHEGVAFILKKGIEKTLMEWKPVNSRLIIARFKGKLINMTLFQCYAPTNDSSEESKDAFYEQIQNELDRTPQHDIKIIMGDMNAKVGSSNMHYDRAMGKHGCGYMNENGERLAEFCTTNNYVIGGTLFPHRDIHKLTWYSPNHRVKNQIDHSMINGTWRRSLLDVRVKIGADIESDHHLVTALIKLKLRGTKQVQKTVRRFDIDRLKDTRVKNEFSIQVKNRFQALQNLPKLDKRDSID, from the coding sequence ATGTCTAGGGAGCTGAGCTCAGGGCTGACAACCCTGACTTGTAAGAAAATAATTGTTACAGAAACAGCAACGAGGAACTTATCTATAACTGTGGAAGAGAACCTTCCAAGTGCCAACATAGGAACAAGTATGACTGATGGTAGTGAAAGCCATGAGGAAGCTACCAACACGACAAAGGAGGCCCTTAACACGGCCAAGACAAAAACCCGAATTGGTTTTTGGAATGTAAGAACAATGTACGCTGCAGGGAAAGTAGCACAGATAACAGCAGAAATGCAGCGTTACAAGCTACACATCTTAGGCATAAGTGAAAGCAGATGGACAGAATTTGACAAGATAAGAACAACAACAGGAGAGACAGTGTTATACTCTGGGAGAGAAGATGGAAAACATCATGAAGGAGTAGCCTTTATTTTGAAGAAAGGAATTGAAAAGACATTGATGGAGTGGAAACCAGTAAACAGCAGATTGATTATTGCAAGATTTAAAGGAAAACTAATCAACATGACGTTGTTCCAGTGTTATGCCCCAACTAACGATAGCAGCGAAGAGTCTAAAGATGCATTTTACGAACAAATTCAGAACGAACTGGACAGAACACCACAACATGACATCAAAATTATTATGGGAGACATGAATGCAAAAGTTGGATCCAGCAACATGCATTATGATAGAGCAATGGGAAAACATGGTTGTGGCTACATGAACGAAAATGGTGAAAGATTAGCAGAGTTCTGTACCACAAATAACTATGTCATAGGAGGTACCCTTTTTCCACATCGTGACATCCATAAACTTACCTGGTATTCTCCCAACCATAGAGTCAAGAACCAGATAGACCACAGCATGATAAACGGAACCTGGAGACGATCTCTGCTAGATGTAAGAGTCAAAATAGGTGCTGACATAGAGAGTGACCACCATCTAGTAACTGCTCTTATCAAACTCAAACTTCGAGGGACTAAGCAAGTACAAAAAACAGTTAGACGTTTCGATATTGATAGGCTCAAAGATACCAGAGTCAAGAATGAATTCTCCATCCAAGTCAAAAACAGATTTCAAGCACTTCAAAACCTACCAAAACTAGATAAAAGAGACTCCATTGATTAA